The Streptomyces sp. NBC_01275 genome has a segment encoding these proteins:
- a CDS encoding response regulator transcription factor, with product MVHVLVVNEHAATAESTVHDLRRQGYDAHSVDTGTAALKLHLAADLVLLHLELPDIDGLEVCRGIRSVSDTPIISVTGRDTELDRVLALQAGSDDCVARSCGSREIMARIQAVMRRARPRSAGARTLTVDGLRIDGGSRQVRVHGHPVDVTAKEFDLLYLLASCPATVVSRREIMTKIWESDRVASSRTLDTHVSSLRAKLGGDWIVTVRGVGYRIGRGRTTSGTPEPPTWTSGGPPAESIPGGPASDGAGPERSRLLHQVPEVAAEPQQPLSNRTVAM from the coding sequence ATGGTCCACGTCCTCGTCGTCAACGAGCACGCCGCCACAGCCGAGTCCACCGTGCACGACCTGCGCCGGCAGGGATACGACGCGCACAGCGTCGACACGGGAACCGCGGCCCTGAAGCTGCACCTGGCCGCCGATCTGGTGCTGCTGCACCTCGAACTGCCCGACATAGACGGTCTGGAGGTCTGCCGGGGCATCCGGTCGGTCAGCGACACCCCGATCATCTCCGTCACCGGCCGGGACACGGAACTGGACCGGGTCCTGGCCCTCCAGGCCGGTTCCGACGACTGCGTGGCCCGCTCCTGCGGCTCCCGCGAGATCATGGCCCGCATCCAGGCCGTGATGCGCCGAGCCCGTCCGCGTTCGGCCGGCGCGCGGACCCTGACGGTCGACGGGCTGCGGATCGACGGAGGCTCGCGCCAGGTCCGGGTGCACGGCCATCCGGTCGACGTGACGGCCAAGGAGTTCGACCTCCTCTATCTGCTGGCGTCCTGCCCGGCCACCGTGGTGTCCCGCAGAGAGATCATGACCAAGATCTGGGAGAGCGACCGGGTGGCCTCCAGCCGCACCCTGGACACCCATGTCAGCAGCCTGCGGGCGAAACTCGGCGGCGACTGGATCGTCACGGTGCGCGGCGTCGGCTACCGCATCGGCCGCGGCCGTACGACGTCCGGGACGCCGGAGCCCCCGACGTGGACGTCCGGCGGACCGCCGGCGGAGTCCATACCCGGCGGCCCGGCGTCGGACGGCGCCGGGCCGGAGCGGTCGCGCCTACTTCACCAAGTTCCCGAGGTCGCCGCGGAACCGCAGCAACCCCTGAGTAACCGAACAGTAGCTATGTAA
- a CDS encoding transposase, whose protein sequence is MPSVEPLAAFAEALFAHLSRADQRRWARLYLQGLLVAPGRKSVRHLAAAVCASPTAPQSLHQFLNASPWDWAPARRELLGWTERRTAVRALTIGTAILPKRGEHSCGVHRRFVPEAGRTVNCQVGLGLFVSSEDGDVPVDWRLLLPRQWDEDERLRERARIPSEVRHQPLWSQALSLIEAAAPRGSRLPVVAELGDSPDAGPLAIVLGRRGHDFVVAAPPSLRVLPADADAGSSGAAGRASLASHGAMSALALLHRRGGRVPLPVRATGPSRAARSALARLPGTRHVFRLFTEVHPAEGQSPRVWISNLVDRPTDQLIDLARRSHGTRLALDRLERDYGMLDFEGRSYPGWHHHMTLVSAAHAYGLLAGSHERVREREAPRARERERVRVPIRESA, encoded by the coding sequence ATGCCGTCCGTCGAGCCGTTGGCCGCCTTCGCGGAGGCGCTCTTCGCGCATCTGTCGCGCGCCGACCAACGCCGTTGGGCCCGCCTCTACCTCCAGGGCCTGCTCGTCGCCCCGGGCCGCAAGTCGGTCCGGCACCTCGCCGCCGCCGTCTGCGCCTCGCCCACCGCACCGCAGTCGCTGCACCAGTTCCTCAACGCCAGCCCCTGGGACTGGGCTCCGGCCCGGCGGGAGCTGCTCGGCTGGACGGAGCGCCGTACCGCCGTGCGGGCCCTGACGATCGGCACGGCCATCCTGCCCAAGCGCGGCGAGCACAGCTGCGGAGTGCACCGCCGCTTCGTTCCGGAGGCCGGCCGTACCGTGAACTGCCAGGTGGGCCTGGGCCTGTTCGTGTCGTCGGAGGACGGCGACGTCCCCGTCGACTGGCGTCTGCTGCTGCCCCGCCAGTGGGACGAGGACGAGCGGCTGCGCGAACGCGCCCGGATCCCGTCGGAGGTGCGTCACCAGCCCCTGTGGTCCCAAGCCCTGTCCCTGATCGAGGCCGCGGCGCCGCGCGGGTCCCGCCTTCCGGTCGTCGCCGAGCTGGGCGACTCCCCGGACGCCGGTCCCCTCGCGATCGTCCTGGGCCGGCGCGGACACGACTTCGTGGTCGCCGCGCCCCCGAGCCTGCGGGTGCTCCCGGCCGACGCGGACGCCGGGTCGTCGGGGGCCGCAGGCCGGGCTTCTCTGGCGTCCCACGGCGCGATGTCCGCGCTGGCGTTGCTGCACCGGCGCGGCGGCCGCGTACCGCTGCCGGTCCGCGCGACGGGCCCGTCCAGGGCGGCCCGGTCGGCGCTGGCCCGGCTTCCGGGCACGCGCCATGTCTTCCGGCTCTTCACCGAGGTGCACCCGGCCGAGGGGCAGTCCCCACGGGTGTGGATCAGCAACCTCGTCGACCGGCCCACGGACCAGCTGATCGACCTGGCCCGCCGCAGCCACGGCACCCGACTCGCGCTGGACCGGCTGGAGCGGGACTACGGAATGCTCGACTTCGAAGGCCGTTCCTACCCCGGCTGGCACCACCACATGACCCTGGTCTCCGCCGCCCACGCCTACGGCCTGCTGGCCGGGTCCCACGAGCGGGTGCGGGAGCGAGAGGCGCCCCGGGCACGGGAGCGGGAGCGGGTACGGGTGCCGATCCGCGAAAGCGCCTGA
- a CDS encoding TetR/AcrR family transcriptional regulator: protein MVKQERAARTRETLMQAAAEFFDRDGYGTTTLSRISKAAGISMGALTFHFPTKDDLADAVQVRGGTITRDALDRVAVDPDRPLRVLVGVTLELARLLEKEAIVRAAARLTRERRSTSADWPATWLPTVERLLESATGHDLRQGIDPKAVQALVVHLLTGAEAQIRCATSGARDPSESAESQLSDIWHVVLRGVADGTRTQGRGEDELVS, encoded by the coding sequence ATGGTGAAGCAGGAGCGGGCCGCACGTACGCGCGAGACCCTGATGCAGGCGGCCGCCGAGTTCTTCGATCGCGACGGATACGGGACGACCACGCTCTCCCGGATCAGCAAGGCGGCAGGCATCTCCATGGGCGCGCTGACCTTCCACTTCCCGACGAAGGACGATCTGGCCGACGCGGTCCAGGTGCGCGGCGGAACCATCACCCGGGACGCGCTGGACCGGGTGGCCGTCGACCCCGACCGACCCCTGCGGGTCCTGGTCGGGGTGACGCTCGAGCTCGCGCGGCTGCTGGAGAAGGAGGCGATCGTACGGGCGGCGGCACGGCTCACGCGCGAGCGCCGCAGCACGTCGGCCGACTGGCCGGCGACCTGGCTGCCCACCGTCGAACGGCTGCTCGAGAGCGCGACCGGGCACGATCTGCGCCAGGGCATCGACCCGAAGGCGGTGCAGGCGCTCGTGGTGCATCTGCTCACCGGCGCGGAGGCCCAGATCCGCTGCGCCACGAGCGGCGCGCGCGACCCGAGCGAGAGCGCAGAGTCCCAGCTGTCCGACATCTGGCACGTCGTGCTGCGAGGAGTCGCCGACGGCACCCGCACCCAGGGTCGCGGGGAAGACGAGCTGGTGTCCTGA
- a CDS encoding nuclear transport factor 2 family protein yields MSGGVVSAEVSDMPTLRLPDVLLAQDTPVRLTADDVTRLVEDWFAALDRRGPVEDLLPFLVPRGLVLHVPEGVVREHEGFRGWHADTLRRFTASAHTLTSVDVRLNDGPSAEVRLTVAWEGAAHRLALGRRRRLAHEAHQTWTVARQDGAPRIRTLAVTGLTAMVEALPLPLPL; encoded by the coding sequence GTGAGCGGAGGAGTCGTGAGCGCGGAGGTCTCGGACATGCCGACGCTCCGTCTGCCGGACGTCCTGCTCGCGCAGGACACGCCCGTCCGGCTCACGGCGGATGACGTGACCCGCCTGGTCGAGGACTGGTTCGCGGCGCTGGATCGGCGCGGGCCGGTCGAGGACCTGCTGCCGTTCCTGGTCCCGCGGGGGCTCGTCCTGCATGTCCCGGAGGGCGTCGTCCGGGAGCACGAGGGCTTTCGCGGCTGGCACGCCGACACGCTCCGCCGGTTCACCGCGAGCGCCCATACGCTCACCTCGGTCGACGTCCGCCTCAACGACGGCCCCAGCGCCGAGGTCAGACTGACCGTCGCCTGGGAGGGCGCCGCACACCGCCTCGCCCTGGGCCGACGCCGGCGGCTGGCGCACGAGGCCCACCAGACCTGGACCGTCGCCCGGCAGGACGGCGCCCCGCGCATCCGCACCCTGGCGGTGACGGGCCTGACCGCGATGGTCGAGGCCCTGCCCCTGCCCTTGCCCCTGTAA
- a CDS encoding arylmalonate decarboxylase has protein sequence MALSRTPRLGVVVPPENPTAEPEFNRLVGDRMNVFAARFPVTPDLGLRDMLETYNTVLPETLAGFGAMRLDAAVVACSASHYLLSPDGDRRFCAELTERAGCPVLSSTQAILAACEALGLTRLTLVSPYESWLTDTSRAFWEEAGLTVVRTVQVPAGERAGEIAGGRPGEQAQERFNPYEVTTEAILERVRGQVPADDCALLFTGTGMYTLAALDELAQETGRVLLTSNLACAWWALHTVGARPGEGGHPLLRRLAHRMNTAGARAA, from the coding sequence ATGGCCCTTTCCCGGACACCCAGGCTCGGTGTCGTCGTCCCCCCGGAGAACCCCACCGCCGAGCCCGAGTTCAACCGCCTCGTCGGCGACCGGATGAACGTCTTCGCCGCGCGCTTCCCGGTCACTCCGGACCTGGGCCTGCGCGACATGCTGGAGACCTACAACACCGTGCTGCCCGAGACCCTGGCCGGCTTCGGCGCGATGCGGCTCGACGCCGCGGTGGTGGCCTGCAGCGCCTCGCACTACCTGCTCTCGCCCGACGGCGACCGCAGGTTCTGCGCCGAGCTCACCGAGCGGGCCGGCTGTCCGGTGCTCTCCTCCACCCAGGCCATCCTCGCCGCGTGCGAGGCGCTCGGGCTCACCCGGCTGACCCTGGTCTCGCCCTACGAGTCCTGGCTGACCGACACCTCGCGCGCCTTCTGGGAGGAGGCCGGCCTCACGGTCGTACGCACCGTGCAGGTCCCGGCCGGAGAGCGCGCGGGGGAGATCGCCGGGGGGCGCCCGGGAGAGCAAGCGCAGGAGCGCTTCAATCCGTACGAGGTGACCACCGAGGCCATCCTGGAGCGGGTGCGCGGGCAGGTCCCCGCCGACGACTGCGCGCTGCTGTTCACCGGCACGGGGATGTACACGCTCGCCGCGCTGGACGAACTCGCCCAGGAGACCGGCCGGGTGCTGCTGACCTCGAACCTGGCCTGCGCCTGGTGGGCGCTGCACACCGTGGGGGCCCGACCGGGCGAGGGGGGCCACCCCCTGCTGCGGCGGCTGGCCCACCGGATGAACACGGCGGGGGCGAGGGCGGCGTGA
- a CDS encoding isopropylmalate synthase, which yields MAVSRQDGGLSERLPHISDATLRDSAHMAGVEFGPKDAAVIADLLVRTGVDLVEVGMISGPSSKDEDLILATHESIGPDRSMSLVVVRDRPQATRALDEALRLGVTHVMFSIPTSEEHAALKLGTPSAKYLHSVARAAIQAAKDRGFHVTFSGEDGARTPRERLVPYVAAGFEAGADRFRLAETVAYLSPWQMEEKIADLTAIDGAEIEIHSHNMLGMAVANSLAAVRAGAEWISATVGGIGERGGNAPLAELLTSLRVVYGDTRFDLTHLTELSRAALAGAGLGEAFQSGPTTPHAFAYELPGQLSHPEAYETLPAELMGNSRELRVRSRLTPALVTWALADEAADLDVDAFTVWLTSRQEQRGNPLLDADAVRKSAVEFRAL from the coding sequence ATGGCGGTATCACGGCAGGACGGCGGCCTCTCGGAGAGGCTTCCCCACATATCCGACGCAACGCTGCGGGATTCCGCGCACATGGCGGGCGTGGAGTTCGGCCCCAAGGACGCGGCGGTCATCGCCGATCTGCTGGTGCGGACCGGCGTGGACCTGGTCGAGGTCGGGATGATCTCCGGCCCGTCCTCGAAGGACGAGGACCTCATCCTCGCGACCCACGAGTCCATCGGGCCCGACCGCAGCATGTCCCTCGTCGTGGTGCGGGACCGCCCGCAGGCGACCCGGGCGCTGGACGAGGCGCTGCGGCTGGGCGTGACCCATGTGATGTTCTCGATCCCGACGTCCGAGGAGCACGCCGCGCTGAAGCTGGGCACGCCCAGCGCGAAGTATCTGCACTCGGTGGCCCGGGCGGCGATCCAGGCGGCGAAGGACCGCGGGTTCCACGTCACCTTCAGCGGCGAGGACGGCGCCCGTACGCCCAGGGAGCGCCTGGTGCCGTATGTCGCCGCCGGATTCGAGGCCGGGGCCGACCGGTTCCGGCTGGCCGAGACGGTCGCGTACCTCTCCCCCTGGCAGATGGAGGAGAAGATCGCCGATCTCACCGCGATCGACGGCGCCGAGATCGAGATCCACTCGCACAACATGCTGGGCATGGCCGTGGCCAACTCGCTGGCCGCGGTCCGGGCCGGCGCCGAGTGGATCTCCGCCACGGTGGGCGGGATCGGCGAACGGGGCGGGAACGCGCCGCTCGCCGAACTGCTCACCTCGCTGCGGGTCGTGTACGGCGACACCCGTTTCGACCTCACCCATCTCACCGAGCTGTCCCGGGCGGCGCTGGCCGGGGCGGGGCTGGGCGAGGCCTTCCAGTCCGGCCCCACCACCCCGCACGCCTTCGCCTACGAGCTGCCCGGTCAGCTCTCCCACCCCGAGGCCTACGAGACGCTGCCCGCCGAACTCATGGGCAACTCCAGGGAGTTGCGGGTGCGGTCCCGACTGACCCCGGCCCTGGTCACCTGGGCGCTGGCCGACGAGGCCGCCGATCTCGACGTCGACGCCTTCACCGTATGGCTGACGTCCCGTCAGGAACAGCGCGGAAACCCCTTGCTCGACGCGGACGCCGTCCGCAAGTCCGCCGTGGAGTTCCGGGCCCTCTGA
- a CDS encoding lysine biosynthesis protein LysW, which produces MSTTLTGACPECETDLTTPPMVKGETLACPECMLTLRVEDVSSGLLSLQMVEVQLRDWGQ; this is translated from the coding sequence ATGTCCACCACCCTCACCGGTGCCTGCCCCGAGTGCGAGACCGATCTGACGACGCCCCCGATGGTCAAGGGAGAGACCCTCGCCTGCCCCGAGTGCATGCTCACGCTGCGCGTCGAGGACGTCAGCAGCGGGCTGCTCTCGCTGCAGATGGTCGAGGTCCAGCTCCGTGACTGGGGCCAGTGA
- a CDS encoding RimK family alpha-L-glutamate ligase, which translates to MGGKVAIVADRVGWEERRLMETAGAFDLHVEWVNDESLCLGDPHAESLSDYDAVLVRSRSYTRGGLLASLAEASRIPTLNSAYAIHACENKLALRTELRAAGVPVPDFRLVLSRRDFVRALEQLDLPLVLKPVFGGMGKRVTLLRHSDTAQSVYDYVEDLGHAFEQACLLEPYLEGGSVRCLVVGRELVAAARFVSGGADWRNNAALGNRTQPVEQEPELLKIVDSVVDVLGAGIYGVDLFETPSGYVVNEVNHAPAFRGVASATGVDIPSAVSRHVLEVIG; encoded by the coding sequence ATGGGCGGCAAAGTAGCCATCGTCGCGGATCGCGTCGGCTGGGAGGAACGCCGGCTGATGGAGACCGCCGGCGCGTTCGATCTGCACGTCGAGTGGGTCAACGACGAGTCCCTGTGCCTGGGGGATCCGCACGCCGAGTCCCTCAGCGACTACGACGCGGTGCTCGTGCGCAGCCGCAGCTACACCCGCGGCGGACTGCTGGCGAGCCTCGCGGAGGCCTCGCGGATCCCCACGCTGAACTCGGCCTACGCGATCCACGCGTGTGAGAACAAGCTGGCCCTGCGCACCGAGCTGCGGGCCGCGGGCGTGCCGGTGCCCGACTTCCGGCTGGTGCTCTCGCGCCGGGACTTCGTCAGGGCGCTGGAGCAGCTCGACCTGCCGCTGGTGCTCAAGCCCGTCTTCGGCGGCATGGGCAAGCGGGTGACGCTGCTGCGGCACTCCGACACCGCGCAGTCCGTGTACGACTACGTCGAGGACCTCGGGCACGCCTTCGAGCAGGCCTGCCTCCTGGAGCCGTACCTCGAGGGCGGATCGGTCCGCTGCCTGGTCGTGGGGCGGGAGTTGGTGGCCGCGGCGCGGTTCGTCAGCGGCGGCGCCGACTGGCGCAACAACGCGGCGCTCGGAAACCGTACGCAACCGGTCGAGCAGGAGCCCGAGCTGCTGAAGATCGTGGACAGCGTGGTGGACGTCCTCGGCGCCGGCATCTACGGCGTCGACCTGTTCGAGACGCCGTCCGGCTATGTCGTCAACGAGGTCAACCACGCGCCGGCCTTCCGGGGCGTGGCCTCGGCGACCGGGGTGGACATCCCGTCGGCCGTGAGCCGCCATGTGCTGGAGGTCATCGGATGA
- the argC gene encoding N-acetyl-gamma-glutamyl-phosphate reductase produces MIRVGVIGASGLAGGELIRLITQHPELELTYLGGSSSAGKRPAQLHPGLRLDLGLTVEPVGDEIGDDLAGRCDAVFLATPAGVSAELAQRLADRVPCVIDLSGAFRIRSADLHDRWYPKVRRRAELADRFVYGVPELIGDQLPDASLISLPGCYATAITLGLAPLVLELGLELRTVVVDGKSGSSGGGLQLRTADLHPLRNGAIAPYAPLGHRHAAEVGDFFQRGKPGRIGSLTMSAYGVSHVRGLLASCYVFTDGEVDARTLQRTYLRFYKGRRFVRVRRHDETLIPVPDPQAVLGSNYCDVTVLHDPDDGRIVVLSALDNMVKGAAGQAVQALNLRFSLPEETGLTMQPVMPA; encoded by the coding sequence ATGATCCGCGTCGGCGTCATCGGCGCCTCCGGCCTCGCCGGCGGTGAGCTGATCCGGCTGATCACCCAGCATCCCGAGCTCGAACTCACCTATCTGGGCGGCTCGTCCAGTGCCGGGAAACGGCCGGCGCAGCTCCACCCGGGCCTGCGGCTCGACCTCGGGCTGACGGTGGAGCCGGTCGGCGACGAGATCGGCGACGACCTCGCCGGCCGCTGCGACGCGGTGTTCCTCGCGACGCCTGCCGGGGTCTCCGCCGAGCTGGCGCAGCGGCTGGCCGACCGGGTGCCGTGCGTGATCGATCTGAGCGGTGCGTTCCGTATCCGTTCCGCCGATCTGCACGACCGCTGGTATCCGAAGGTACGGCGGCGGGCCGAGCTGGCGGATCGTTTCGTCTACGGGGTGCCGGAGCTGATCGGCGACCAGCTTCCCGACGCCTCGCTGATCTCGCTGCCGGGCTGCTACGCCACCGCCATCACGCTGGGACTGGCCCCGCTGGTCCTGGAGCTCGGCCTGGAGCTGAGGACCGTGGTGGTGGACGGCAAGAGCGGTTCCAGCGGCGGCGGACTGCAGCTGCGCACCGCCGACCTGCACCCGCTGCGCAACGGCGCCATCGCACCGTACGCCCCCCTGGGGCATCGGCACGCGGCCGAGGTGGGCGACTTCTTCCAGCGCGGCAAGCCGGGCCGGATCGGTTCGCTGACCATGTCGGCGTACGGGGTGTCGCATGTACGGGGGCTGCTCGCCAGTTGCTATGTGTTCACCGACGGCGAGGTGGACGCCCGTACGTTGCAGCGGACGTATCTGCGTTTCTACAAGGGGCGCCGGTTCGTGCGGGTGCGACGGCACGACGAGACGCTGATCCCGGTGCCGGACCCGCAGGCGGTGCTGGGGTCGAACTACTGCGACGTGACCGTGCTGCACGACCCCGACGACGGGCGGATCGTCGTCCTGTCGGCGCTGGACAACATGGTCAAGGGCGCGGCCGGGCAGGCCGTGCAGGCGCTCAACCTGCGGTTCTCGCTGCCCGAGGAGACGGGGCTGACGATGCAGCCCGTGATGCCGGCATGA
- a CDS encoding acetylglutamate kinase, with translation MAPTVVKLGGSCLADLTDGWWEDLAAHGRGRPLVLVHGWSKPLKQLDARYTDPSAILRDRYGNQSRWTTPEVIEDIKTVSADLGKQVVGRLESLGLTARRLLGSDGLVGAGAGERWWWRGKELVELDNLVGPITRVDAEPLAGLKPGEAVLVTPLARNSAGQEVNTDADRAAAAVAAAAGAADLVLVTDVTHLLIDGEPVARIDAEAAAAFRDRKATGGMRKKLRAAGEALDGGVERVVIGSAPVTDLLAGRTGTVIART, from the coding sequence GTGGCGCCCACCGTGGTCAAGCTCGGCGGGAGCTGTCTGGCGGACCTCACGGACGGCTGGTGGGAGGACCTGGCCGCACACGGCCGCGGTCGTCCGCTCGTGCTGGTGCACGGCTGGTCCAAGCCGCTCAAACAGCTCGACGCCCGCTACACCGACCCGTCGGCGATCCTGCGCGACCGTTACGGCAACCAGAGCCGGTGGACGACGCCCGAGGTCATCGAGGACATCAAGACCGTCAGCGCGGACCTCGGCAAGCAGGTCGTGGGGCGGCTGGAGTCGCTCGGGCTGACCGCCCGGCGGCTGCTCGGCAGCGACGGGCTGGTCGGCGCGGGCGCGGGCGAGCGGTGGTGGTGGCGGGGCAAGGAGCTGGTCGAGCTGGACAACCTCGTCGGCCCCATCACCCGGGTCGACGCGGAGCCGCTCGCCGGGCTGAAGCCCGGCGAGGCGGTGCTCGTCACCCCGCTGGCCCGCAACTCCGCGGGCCAGGAGGTCAACACCGACGCCGACCGGGCGGCCGCCGCCGTCGCGGCCGCGGCGGGCGCCGCCGACCTGGTGCTCGTCACCGACGTGACGCATCTGCTGATCGACGGGGAGCCGGTGGCGCGGATCGACGCCGAGGCGGCCGCCGCGTTCCGCGACCGCAAGGCCACCGGCGGCATGCGCAAGAAACTGCGGGCGGCCGGCGAGGCGCTGGACGGCGGCGTCGAACGGGTCGTCATCGGCAGCGCGCCGGTGACGGACCTGCTGGCCGGACGCACCGGCACGGTCATCGCCCGGACCTGA
- a CDS encoding gamma-glutamyl-gamma-aminobutyrate hydrolase family protein (Members of this family of hydrolases with an active site Cys residue belong to MEROPS family C26.), whose product MATSRVLVVNNGTLSLKQLRKRFEELGSETDAVDAASVPSRTNGRYQAIVLSGTKVRAYDSDYYRPLIDLVMTADVPVFGICGGMQIIAVANGAELAEGPQRVGGFEVGVDTEEPVFAHVKPTVTVFQRHTLYLQAAPDGFRAIGRSQHAPVEFLRSTDGRIHGAQAHLEFRQDGKEILRGFADLYR is encoded by the coding sequence GTGGCGACTTCCCGGGTTCTGGTGGTGAACAACGGAACGCTGTCGCTGAAACAGCTGCGCAAGCGGTTCGAGGAACTGGGCTCCGAGACCGACGCCGTCGACGCCGCCTCGGTGCCGAGCCGGACGAACGGGCGCTACCAGGCGATCGTGCTGAGCGGGACGAAGGTCCGCGCCTACGACAGCGACTACTACCGGCCGCTGATCGACCTCGTCATGACCGCCGACGTGCCCGTCTTCGGGATCTGCGGCGGCATGCAGATCATCGCCGTGGCGAACGGCGCGGAACTCGCCGAAGGACCGCAGCGCGTCGGCGGGTTCGAGGTGGGCGTCGACACCGAGGAACCGGTCTTCGCCCATGTGAAACCGACCGTCACGGTGTTTCAGCGGCACACGCTCTATCTGCAGGCCGCACCGGACGGTTTCCGCGCGATCGGGCGGTCCCAGCACGCGCCCGTCGAATTCCTGCGCTCGACGGACGGCCGTATCCACGGTGCGCAGGCCCATCTCGAATTCCGTCAGGACGGCAAGGAGATCCTGCGTGGATTCGCCGATCTGTACCGCTGA
- a CDS encoding Glu/Leu/Phe/Val dehydrogenase dimerization domain-containing protein: MSVLNEGSAREGGQEPAFTVSLNGSGGPLKGWVVVDSLVDSLAMGGTRMTSDVTEAEVRALASGMTDKLTLVGLPIGGAKAGILSDGSDRENTLRTFGRTVAPLLHGGIHLGCDLGVTPADRAVFFAEAGYDPRRKNRAVDMPYDWRTYYEPLVDCTGHGVGVAAVAALERLHRGGGPRRVVVQGFGSVGRAVARFMERRGHRIVAVADVQGTISADRLPVDDLLALTDGFGRIDRSRLPQEVTVSDEPEAWLDVDADVLVLAANHNAVNSDNVHRLRARLVVEGGNITVSPEAKLKLAVGGAVLVPDVVANVGGAAAAGLALARVVPFELPGDQRKNWVFDWVGDRVRRNTLDLLEIAAATPHEDPLPALISARRKEHR, translated from the coding sequence ATGAGCGTTCTGAACGAGGGGTCGGCGCGCGAAGGCGGCCAGGAGCCCGCCTTCACGGTCTCCCTGAACGGCAGCGGGGGCCCGCTGAAGGGCTGGGTCGTGGTCGACTCCCTGGTCGACTCGCTCGCCATGGGCGGCACCCGGATGACCTCCGACGTCACCGAGGCCGAGGTACGCGCCCTGGCCAGCGGCATGACGGACAAGCTCACCCTGGTCGGCCTGCCGATCGGCGGCGCCAAGGCGGGCATCCTCTCCGACGGCTCCGACCGCGAGAACACCCTGCGCACCTTCGGCCGTACCGTCGCCCCGCTGCTGCACGGCGGCATCCACCTGGGCTGCGACCTGGGCGTCACCCCGGCCGACCGGGCGGTGTTCTTCGCCGAGGCGGGCTACGACCCGCGCCGCAAGAACCGCGCCGTCGACATGCCGTACGACTGGCGCACGTACTACGAGCCGCTGGTGGACTGCACCGGGCACGGGGTCGGCGTCGCCGCGGTCGCCGCGCTGGAGCGGCTGCACCGCGGGGGCGGTCCGCGCCGGGTCGTCGTCCAGGGCTTCGGCAGCGTCGGCCGGGCCGTGGCGCGGTTCATGGAGCGGCGCGGGCACCGGATCGTCGCGGTCGCCGACGTCCAGGGCACGATCAGCGCGGACCGGCTGCCGGTCGACGACCTGCTCGCGCTCACGGACGGCTTCGGCCGGATCGACCGGTCCCGGCTGCCGCAGGAGGTCACGGTCTCGGACGAGCCTGAGGCCTGGCTGGACGTCGACGCCGACGTGCTGGTGCTCGCGGCCAACCACAACGCCGTCAACTCCGACAACGTGCACCGGCTGCGCGCCCGCCTCGTGGTGGAGGGCGGCAACATCACCGTCAGCCCGGAGGCGAAGCTGAAGCTGGCCGTGGGCGGCGCGGTGCTGGTGCCGGACGTCGTCGCCAACGTCGGCGGCGCCGCGGCCGCCGGGCTGGCGCTGGCCCGGGTCGTGCCGTTCGAACTGCCGGGCGACCAGCGCAAGAACTGGGTCTTCGACTGGGTGGGCGACCGCGTGCGGCGCAACACCCTGGACCTGCTGGAGATCGCCGCCGCCACCCCCCACGAGGACCCGCTGCCGGCCCTCATATCGGCACGCCGAAAGGAGCACCGATGA